A segment of the Hemicordylus capensis ecotype Gifberg chromosome 6, rHemCap1.1.pri, whole genome shotgun sequence genome:
agttaggcCATTTATCATTACTCACTTCTAACAAGTTGCACAAGAGCCTTTAGACTCTGGAGCATGCCCTGTGCTCCAGAAAGTCTTTAAAATATCAGAAACACACTGCTGACCCTCACTGAAGTGTTTCCAGTCTTGCAGAGTCAATATTGGCCTGGGAACATTCATGCAGGAAAGGACAATGCCATTAACTGTGCCTATGGGGATCCTTCCTACACACATTGCTGGAATTGTGTGGGACCACATTGTGGGGAAGCCTTTCTCAGACCACTGCCATTAAACTTTATATCAGACCTTTCTTCCTTCACCTCACTCTGTTCTTTCGCTCTGCCTGTTAACCTCCCATCAGTCGCttccgtgtatgtgtgtgtgtgttggtggtcCCCCGCACCCATAGAAATCCTTGTCTAGTTATACCAAGAGATTTATTTACATGGGAGTGGTTGCAGTATAGATAAGGTAAATGTTCCTTTTCTGCAACGAAGTCCTGGGTTCTTTTGGGATACAAGATGAAATCATATGAAAAATACATGTAAAATAGGTGCTGTAAagatgttttatttaaaaatacatttttacaatggtacaacaataaaacattttGTTTATAAAAAAAATCTTTGCATAAATGCAGGCATAGTATAATGGAAGTTAAGGCAGTTCTCTTTGAAAACAGAAAATATGCAAACTGACATGACTGTTATTTTATTCTTGTTGACATTCATAGAATGGACTTTGTTTCCCACTGCCACTCCTCAAGGATAACAGATACAGATACATATCTTTATTACATTCCATTGTATTTTGTTCCCCAATGCACTTTTTTCTTGTTATCCCCAGAGAATGCTCTGCATGAGAtttaatttattgattgattatttatatatttgattttCAAAGGTTTATTAGAAATCACATTGATACACAATACAAAGTTGCaagttacaaaaagaaaaaacacaaatgTTATCAATCACAACTGTCACGACTTTATTAACATaagaaaattatttaaaatttgtaCTTCTCCTGCATTTTCAATAGCACAAAACCACATAAATAACAATATCTTAGGGCTAAACTTCATAATACAGCCTGACATGGGAGTATATAACCAATATAAAAGGATGTAcagattttaaataattttctaaTGTTAACCCTAACTCTACCCCTAACCGGCTTTAGTGAAATTTGCAGAACAGGTTCCATGTAAACCTAATACAGGTGGTAACAGAGACGCCAGGAAATAACCAAGATGGAACAAGTACCATTTTTGATCCTAATACTCTTTGCTACTACTAGTCCCATTGCAGTAAGATTGGttcccattttaaaagctgctggttttctttaaagacacacacacacaaacacaaacacacacagtagTAGTACAACACAAATTACAAACAATTCTGGGAACAGTGACTAATCCAGACTACTACTTTGCagtagtgcaatgaacaaagatgcatacACAGAAGCAGGTTCCATCCATGAGCAGATCCTTAAAGTTGTGTGATTCCTTGAGCTCTTCATTTGCTTGCACAAACATTGTACATGTACAACAAGAATAGCAGACAGATTTGCATCATTTCCTGAAACATATATGAACTGGAGAAAAGGTTTCACAGCAgtaggcatgccacaggttgtgcacgaGCCTCTGTTGTACCAGCACAACATTAATCTTTATTGCAAGCTCCCAACATAGCATAACTAGCTAGTGGAACatatttgcactagtgcagtgacATGGATGTCAGGCACAGTAATAGGTGTAGACatgatggctgacatgatgaggaaaattacttaaagtagtcccattgaaatcaaaaggatgtaatttcaatgggactatttttaGTAATTTTTCTACTGCCAGCCAGTTTATGGAAGCAATACAAAACAAGGGGGAGGGTCATAGGGAAAAGAAGCTGGTCTAGACATACCTAAATAGCATGCTGTTATAAATGTTGGAAGTAAGATCCATGATGACTCATGGTAGCCTAAAAACCAGCACCAATGACTTTTCAAGGGGAAAAGTAACTCACTTGCCATAATAAAAAACAGGTTTTCAGTTTTCTATAATAAACCTGATAAATAATCAATGATGAAAAATCATAAGTACTCCAACTTCCTCCTATTTTATGGAGCAAATCCTGATAGTTgttcctttgtgtgtgtttttaaagaaggGGTATATGTCTTCTAGGAATAAGCAATCTTTAAATGCAAAGAGCACAGACCTGTCAGTACCATTGAAAAAGGTTATCTCGTTCTCTAAGAAATTCAAGAAAACTCCAATTTTGGTGGGTTTTCTCTGCACTGTGACCCTTGTCCAGGGATCTGTCTTTGCCCAAAAATCCTTCCCACACAATCCGAGGACCCAGAATCCCTCTTTTGGAGACAAAGAAatttctcctttcctttttatTGATTCTCGAGCTACTCCCAAGTCCCATTCAGTACTGCTGCTAACATCCACTGCCCAGTAATGTTGTCCAGAAGAGAACCCCTGGCTGCCCAAGACAGAGAGAATTCCATCAAAACGTTGAGGATTAGGAGATACCAAGAGATGTGGGGCTttgacagtgaagctcttcttatCAACAGCAATTGAGAGGTTGGGATGGGCTGAGGCCACAGCTAGAGTGATGTTGGCTGAAAAGAGAGCATttggtcagtcagtcagtcctttattacggtcatggaccagtgcatagctaaaacatacatacttacatgcttacatataagaaaagagactcagcataataaaacgggcagactcagcataataaaactgactgactgactgactgagagCATTTGGTTAAGCCATTCAGATCTAGCAATCTGGAGATAATGGCCTCCCTATTGTATATCATGATACTATGAGCCTTTTTCACTATCATGTAAGAGGGCTTCAGGGCAGGCAGCGGGGAAGacagcagaagctcgccttccccacagacgatccaggggctggggctgggagggtCAGGGTGTGCAGAGCACGCATCCAGacagtctgctgctgccccaggcaatctaaagggttagggttcaggacacatcatcccagccactGGGAATCCCACAATATACTGTGCAGGTGCATTGCGGGGATCCCCCTGGTGATGGCCAGGAGGCACTCCtgtgccagcactggctgggTGCAGCCAGTGCttacacacaagcagttagcctgaATTAAGGCTAACTTGCACCCTTAACTTGCtaacttgcacccttaacctctgctaactggagggctccataggcaggtttgtcACTGCGGTAGCACAGGGATCGGGCCCAGCGGTTCTTATGCATAGCCTAAACTGGACTGGGTGCctctgagaacagcctctatgtcagTCATGCACTCCTTGCATAGCTTTTGCTGAGTCGTTCAGGGATTGACATGGTCAGGCATGTGCTGAGGCTCATGCCCCAGCAAGAAAGCCACCCTTAAGACCCCCCTGGCCCTGCTGCTCATCTCTTTAACAATCACTGCTCTATTGTTCTCCTGCCTTCTCCTTTTGGCCCAGATGACATTAGCAAATGAGTAACAATGGCAGAAGCAAGGAGTTCTTTCCCAAGTGGATGAtgaaggagcagcagctgctgcttctgctgtgacAGCAGTGTCAGAGAGCAGGAGATGGGCCCACAGAGGGAGGAGAACCAACACTGAAGACCCCACTAAGCAGGACTTGCCCAAGGTCCTGCAAGTCACTGgatgatatcctgactaacaatGTGCCATTGTATGCAgtgtttgcattccagactaaggaTCCAGATTTAGGAAAAATAATCTCCCCTTTCTTTTGCAGCTTCCTGAACCAtcaaaaaatatgttcctggggctcagggacatattttcaggtgccaCTGGCAGCCACAGAAGGGAGAGGAGACCATTTTTTCTCTAAATGGATCTGTCGGGGGTTCCTAccctcctccctgagacagggaggtgtgcCCAGCCAGCTGGTGGAGTGTCGAAAGAAGCCGGGGGCTCCAGACGGCAGGACAGCCCTGGAAATTACCTCCCAGAAGCCAGATTGGGTTCAGAGAGATGTGCAAccgctgctgggggatgggcaggtgttgcccaagaggcagcagattggtggagagggaatagtaGGGATAGGAGCTTCACATTTGCAAATGGCTGGAGGGATGaaaaggaagggggtggagttgaggAATGAGCCctctttggaggccagggattgggtgtccaGAACACGTGTCTGGCCAGAGAAGCTGCATCAAGCCAAAAGCAAGGAGGAGTGTATGAGATGcaaggctttatttaaggcagaggaAGCCGAGGATGAGCAGATCAGTTGGAATGGGGTTTGTGGGCCTGACAGTCTCCCGGGGAGGATCGCAGActtttggctcccactgataggtgaaAGAGGGGAGTGAatagacttccttccttccccagctGTGACGCAAAGCCCGCAACAATCATTCACTGAGAGAGAGCAGAAAGGTTATAATTCCTCCTCCCCAAAACTGGACAGGATCCTTAGTCTGGAACGCAAACACTGCatcaccagtgcttcattagccaTTATTTCCTAATCTGTTTCCAATCTAAAAAATGGAAGCAATGATGatctaaccctgctaactggttaaagagtcactttttaaagtggtgatttttttaGATTTAGCAGATGAACCTCAACTGTCTCCATGCAATGTAGCATAGTATCCTCTcagactattgctggtgtcttccttgtgtttcttttaaaattgtgagcctcTGTGGAACGCAGAACTAACTTCAAATTCCTTTTACTATggcaaccactttgagaacttttttttggaaATATATAAATCAATTATTTGAATATTGTAAAATACTTGCAAATTAAAAGTATTATACAAATGGGTGGCAAAAATATTTTGCATATGAACCATGGGGGCTTTTTTTCAGCCATAAGGAACACAGGAGAGTCCCCCATTTATCATATGCTGAGTAtgaaagaaaatagaaatatGTACAAGAAATACAATTTTATTTCCTCTGAATGTCACAAATGGAAAAAGTCAAAACCTTCTCCAAGTTATTTGAGGTTTGCCATCCAATCTCAAACTGAGTTTGCCATATTTCACTTGGAGAACCAATGATAGGTTTTAGAACTATGGCAACAGAAGTCCACTACAACAAGCTCTATTAAAAATAACTGTACAGTATATTTTGTGATAGAAAAATTACTGTGCGCATGCAGTTAGCGTGCCATGCCTATTTGATCAAAAAGAATGCTTGATTGCAGCATGATTGGACTTGATTATACACACTACAATTTGTCTATAGCCTAAATGCTGCAATACATTTCAGTGTGCCACCTGTCTTTTGAGGAGACTGAATGAACTTCAAACAGTAAAACCAGATATTCAGTGCATGTAGTAACTACTGAATCAGATTCACTGTACATGAGTTGTTCCTCAGTGTACATTTTGGATCACCTGCATGTTTATGTGTTCTTCTCCATgctgaaaagaaagggaaaaactTCAGTTATGAGTTGGTGACAGGCAGTTCTCCAAAATTCTGGTGAAGCAAAGAAGCATCCTCCACTTCTATCCACCAGACCGTGATACTTCTCAACCAGAATGCAACTTTCTAACATGACATCCTAGATCAGTGAACTTCACTATTTTCAAGCTGAGTCCACTTTGGCAATAAAAACCCAACCCTTCAATATGAgatccatttcccactgtgctgaactcCACACAGTATTGCGCTTTcctcagtgctgagagggcccCTTAAGAAAAGCCaagtcctctcttaagagctttaGGAGCTCTTCATTGGGACTGGCTCAGTCAGAGGGGGGCAACTGCCTTCCTTTGGTCCCCCCCAATACCTGCACTTCTAAGATGGTGCAGGGGGGTCATGAAGGCTCTGTATCCCTTAAAGGAGACGAGGCTAgctctgggcaaagcacagcactacaCAGTGAGAATAGTCACCTCTGCATGTTGCTTGGGGGACTGTACAGAGTATTCCATTTTGACTGAAGCTTCACATAGGCCCAACAAACAGTTAGGGAACTACACTTAGGGTTaatggaggctaccaccaaaccccaatgaagaacactgtcctAGACTCTTTATCTGACCAGAACATCCCATTTCATACCATTCTTACGTCTTTAAATATTATTGGCAGGACTGAATAATACTAATATTTAGTATTTATAACACACATATGTCAAGTTCTTCATCATGTTCATGTATTTGTAACGTACATTTGTCAAGTTCTTCATTCTTGCAACACTGTAATATGAGTATTATTATCTCTATATAGCTGAGGGTGGCTGAGCCAATAATGGCTTACTTAGGTAAACTTAGGTGGTCAAAGTAAGATTCAAACCTGAGATTTTGTAAGAGTTATACCAGCTCTTACAAAAAATAAGGCAGAAATGGGAAACTGATCCACATCCTCAAGCTACAACTGAAATGCAGTCAAAAAATTGCAACTATATAGGTCCTGAACACTTCATGGAACATCTCTGCAACCAATGGGTAGTTCAGGATGGAATGGATGTGAGTGACTTGAAAACTGTGAAGTATCTTGAAAATATGTCATAATCAGACACCAAGCAGTCCTTTCACCTCAAACAGAGAGCCCAGATACAACAAGCATGAAAATCACTCAGAAAAGTGCTGCTGGGTCGAAACTGCACTGATGCAATGACAGTttggtgaggggaggggaagggaagtatGATTCCTTTTCCAACAGCATGGAGTAGGTTCTGCAATGAGCTACAGATTTTGTTCAGTGAAATTTGTGCTGATTATATCTCTGCCTACATTCTTAATGTCATCCATACTATCTCATCACCCACAGCTCCCTGCTGTATCAGAGAACTATGCAGTGATAGCCCTAGTGTTTCATATTTCACCCACCTGACTCAGACCATCCAAAATACTTTATGGCTCAGAGAGGAACTTGTCTACCAGTAATATGATAAAACTTGTCTACCAAATAATATGATGATCATGCAAGTCCTCAAAGCATGAGGTAGCCCCTGTTGAACACCAAAATTTCTGTAACACCTTCAATGAAAATTAACTTACAGTTTTCTTCAAAAATACACAACTAACAACTAAATGAAATTTGTGGATTCAGTAACAGTGGTaatgtgatcccacctcatgattgcTACAACAGTGGACACCATAAGAAGCAGGTAATTTCTGTTCAGTTCAGATTTGTActtcattttaattcttttttaaaaatcacaaattttAAAGGAGGGAGATTTGGTGATAGGGATGGTAATCACTTTAAGAATTTAAGTTAGGTTTGGAGGGAAACTATCCTGGAATGTGAAGGGGTGGAAGTAACAGTCTCTCACTAGAAGAAGCTCACTTAGCCGTAGGACCTCAAGAGTGCTGTACAGTTTACCAACCTGAACTGTAAATAAATGAAAATCAGTAGAACAGCCTTACATGGTTCTTCAGAAGAAACACCACAGTTAATTAAAAACAACTGCTTTAGATTCAGCATACAAAACTATAGGATTGTCTTCCCAGATATTTCCCACAAATGTCACAGTTGTCCCACTTGATTCAAACCTCTTCAGGATGATGTGGAGATCAGGAGGCGGGTCttatgatccatgagacccgctttggctgggtttgtggggagagcgggctaagcccgctctccccacagacaagcagggcgggagccctgggtggccggattggctgcccacacaactgctggctccatgtcagagccggtgggggctggggagtttgggggccgtgcggcccccagaagctccagtatgccctgtgcgagcatgcagggcatacaggagagacccccggagccgggacgcagctttttgcctcccctccgggggtctattcacaattttgaaaaccaggtttgtggagcgcttgctccacaaacctggtttaaagggaggggtacttaggtgggttaaccagcTGGGAGCCACCGGGAGCCTGGTGGCTCACAcagtcaggcaaaattgggctaggctctcctagcccgattttgcctgatcatcagATTAGCCTCCAGATCTTTGCTGCTGTCTCCATGTTAATGTAGGCCTCAAGTTAATGTAGGTGTCAAGCCAGGCTGCTCTCTGACACCCTGAGGTAGAAAATTCTGTTTCCTACCCTCTGAATAATAACCTTTTTTTACCATGTATGGTAACTCATACTCTGCTTGTGCCCTCTATAGGACAGGCTTCCAAATTCTTTGGAACTCAACTTTTTCAAGGGATGGAAACCTATGagccccttctttttctccttccttccctcagggTACACAGCTCTTAAGCAAGCCATGGAAAGGTCGGGTAGGGGCTGCTCAATTTCTCAGGGCAAAGGGCCTGTAAGGAGGTGATAACTGAGGTCTTCTTGACTTAAATCTTTCTTCTTTTAAGAAACTTGTGTCATATTTAATGAAAGTTACTAAAgtttccctgctttttaaaaagtagctgtTCACAGAGGACATCGCCTCTGAACAAACACAGAGTACATTTCTCCCTTTTAAGCCACAGGCTTCTGCTTAAaagttaatggctgacatgaggaaaattactcaaagaagtCCCTTTGAATTTAAAATAAGTTAGGTATTACTTAACTTATTTTAAtttcaatattaaaataatattgaAGTAATTTCAATAAATTTTGAGTAatcttcctcatcatgtcagccactaattctTTCTTGTTGTGTTGTGTacatagaaagagaagaggggtTACTGGCATTCTTTTCTTAAATACACTGACAAATAGACCCTATGCCC
Coding sequences within it:
- the LOC128330187 gene encoding putative butyrophilin subfamily 2 member A3; protein product: MHTICKSFFINSFTDEPRKFNNEINIQNYFTDELKEISEELRKLRCEFEGFRSEAAWRRTHKHAANITLAVASAHPNLSIAVDKKSFTVKAPHLLVSPNPQRFDGILSVLGSQGFSSGQHYWAVDVSSSTEWDLGVARESIKRKGEISLSPKEGFWVLGLCGKDFWAKTDPWTRVTVQRKPTKIGVFLNFLENEITFFNGTDRSVLFAFKDCLFLEDIYPFFKNTHKGTTIRICSIK